A single region of the Candidatus Margulisiibacteriota bacterium genome encodes:
- a CDS encoding VOC family protein, with translation MQIRFSFVLVNDQEKALQFYTKILGFRKMADLAFGDMRWLSVVSKEKDGGVELVLEPINFPPAKTYQKALYKAGMPATSFQTNDIQKEFNKLKKHGVTFKGEPENFGLITSVLFDDTCGNWINLVQANS, from the coding sequence ATGCAAATCCGCTTCAGTTTTGTTCTGGTAAATGATCAGGAAAAAGCTCTACAATTTTACACTAAAATTCTGGGCTTTAGAAAAATGGCCGACCTAGCTTTTGGTGATATGCGCTGGTTAAGCGTGGTTTCCAAAGAAAAAGATGGCGGCGTTGAACTGGTCCTAGAGCCGATTAATTTCCCTCCGGCGAAAACGTACCAGAAAGCTCTTTATAAAGCCGGAATGCCCGCGACTTCGTTTCAAACTAACGACATTCAAAAAGAATTCAATAAACTCAAAAAACATGGTGTAACTTTTAAAGGTGAACCCGAAAACTTCGGACTTATAACATCAGTCCTTTTTGATGATACCTGCGGGAACTGGATAAATCTGGTGCAGGCGAATTCATAG